From Halobacillus sp. Marseille-Q1614, the proteins below share one genomic window:
- a CDS encoding lipopolysaccharide assembly LapA domain-containing protein yields MKGQSYIILALIFALLIAVFAVINVGAVEVNYLFGTGEAPLILIIIVSVLMGGITTASVGAVRYYQLKRENRSLRHKLKELTPAQVEKTEEESQETKREPDI; encoded by the coding sequence ATGAAAGGGCAGTCTTACATTATTCTTGCACTTATCTTTGCTTTATTAATTGCCGTGTTTGCTGTTATAAATGTAGGGGCAGTGGAAGTGAATTATTTATTTGGGACAGGAGAAGCTCCTCTTATTTTAATAATTATTGTCTCCGTTCTTATGGGAGGTATTACTACTGCATCTGTAGGGGCTGTTAGATATTATCAGCTTAAGCGGGAGAACAGGTCGCTGCGCCATAAACTTAAAGAATTAACTCCTGCTCAAGTCGAAAAGACAGAAGAAGAATCACAAGAAACAAAACGTGAGCCGGATATTTAA
- the recJ gene encoding single-stranded-DNA-specific exonuclease RecJ, translated as MLRSKMKWNITYTGDEETSSSIRGITDLTSRLLVQRDLTDPDAIDRFLHPSVDDLHDPFLLSGMNKAVQRVREAIEKEERILVFGDYDADGVSSTTVMVEALKEAGALCDFYIPNRFTEGYGPNESAFREAAEAGFNLIITVDNGVAADYEAKVAKELGIDLIITDHHEVQEVLPEAYAIIHPKTSENYPFKELAGVGVAFKFAQALLPKFPKHLLDLTALGTVADLVPLKDENRALVYLGLKAMNKTKRIGLLALIETCGIDGMIDEESIGFTIGPRVNAVGRLQDASPAVDLFLTKDMEEARELAEMINELNQERQKIVADIAKEAENMLKNNEQPLGEVIVVAKAGWNPGVLGIVASKLVRTFDRPAIVLGIDEEKQQAKGSARSIDAFDLFSNCMEIRDQFIHFGGHAQAAGMTVDSDKIDQIRSLLCELAKKKLTEEDYQQSLNIEMSIRLEDVSLQQIEEISKLRPFGMGNPKPLFHVKETPKEIRLIGSRQNHLKMQFVKEKAKLDGIGFGMGELYHKIGSSSEVEVVGELSINEWNGRKNPQIMIKDLQVSHWQLFDHRGSRQLEKQLSQIDIERTVGIKFTDNNIPDIPCSTYRPAELTALNKENIDGIVLLDLPDQLSQLSEVIQELDPQKIYACYQVQDGAFFQAIPTREHFKWFYGMLMKRENFNIHTDKELLAKKKGWSRSMIDFISQVFFELGFVKMEDGKISLRSNPEQKDLSESNLYQQRIQQLHIEQTLYYSTYKELKDWLNLQRKTVREEVLNGL; from the coding sequence ATGTTACGAAGTAAAATGAAATGGAATATTACATATACAGGGGATGAGGAAACGAGTTCCTCTATCCGAGGGATTACTGATTTAACGAGCCGGCTGCTTGTGCAGCGGGATTTGACAGATCCGGATGCCATCGATCGTTTTTTGCATCCGTCAGTTGATGATTTGCATGATCCTTTTTTATTGAGCGGCATGAATAAAGCCGTTCAGCGTGTAAGGGAAGCCATAGAAAAAGAGGAAAGAATCCTAGTATTTGGTGACTACGATGCAGATGGCGTCAGTTCAACTACCGTTATGGTAGAGGCATTAAAGGAAGCTGGAGCCCTTTGTGACTTTTATATTCCTAATCGATTTACGGAAGGATATGGTCCAAATGAATCAGCCTTTCGTGAAGCAGCAGAAGCTGGGTTTAATCTTATTATCACGGTGGATAATGGGGTTGCTGCGGACTATGAAGCTAAGGTTGCGAAAGAATTAGGTATCGATTTGATCATTACCGACCACCACGAAGTTCAGGAAGTACTTCCTGAAGCTTATGCCATTATTCATCCGAAAACGTCAGAGAATTATCCGTTTAAGGAATTGGCAGGGGTAGGTGTTGCGTTTAAGTTTGCACAGGCTTTGCTTCCTAAGTTTCCTAAGCACCTTCTCGACTTAACAGCTTTAGGAACAGTTGCAGATCTGGTTCCATTAAAAGATGAGAATAGGGCACTCGTTTATCTTGGGTTGAAGGCAATGAACAAGACGAAACGAATAGGGCTTCTCGCTCTTATTGAGACCTGCGGCATTGATGGAATGATTGATGAAGAATCAATCGGTTTTACAATTGGACCCCGTGTGAATGCGGTCGGAAGACTCCAGGACGCTTCACCGGCTGTTGATCTGTTTTTAACAAAAGATATGGAAGAAGCCCGGGAGCTGGCGGAAATGATAAATGAGCTCAATCAGGAACGTCAGAAAATAGTTGCAGATATTGCAAAAGAGGCAGAAAATATGCTCAAAAATAATGAGCAGCCGTTAGGCGAAGTAATTGTCGTCGCAAAGGCAGGCTGGAACCCTGGCGTCCTTGGGATTGTTGCTTCAAAGCTTGTACGGACTTTTGACCGTCCGGCGATTGTGCTCGGAATAGATGAAGAGAAACAGCAGGCTAAAGGTTCTGCACGAAGTATAGATGCTTTCGATTTATTTTCTAATTGTATGGAGATTAGAGACCAATTTATTCATTTTGGCGGACATGCTCAGGCAGCCGGCATGACAGTAGACAGTGATAAAATTGATCAGATTAGAAGTTTGCTTTGTGAATTAGCCAAAAAAAAATTAACAGAAGAAGATTATCAGCAAAGTTTAAATATAGAGATGTCCATCAGGCTCGAGGATGTTTCTCTTCAGCAAATTGAAGAAATTTCGAAATTACGTCCGTTTGGCATGGGCAATCCTAAGCCGCTCTTTCATGTGAAAGAAACGCCTAAGGAGATCCGGTTAATCGGCAGCCGGCAGAACCACTTAAAAATGCAGTTTGTGAAGGAAAAGGCAAAGCTCGACGGCATAGGGTTTGGAATGGGAGAGCTGTATCATAAGATTGGCTCCTCAAGTGAAGTAGAAGTCGTTGGAGAGCTAAGCATTAATGAGTGGAATGGCAGGAAAAACCCGCAGATCATGATTAAGGATCTGCAAGTCTCTCATTGGCAGCTGTTTGATCATAGAGGTTCCAGGCAGTTAGAGAAGCAGCTGAGCCAAATAGACATAGAACGGACCGTCGGCATAAAGTTTACAGACAATAATATACCGGACATCCCGTGTTCCACCTATAGGCCCGCAGAACTCACTGCCTTGAATAAAGAAAATATTGATGGGATTGTGCTGCTTGACTTACCGGATCAGTTATCCCAATTATCGGAGGTCATCCAGGAGCTGGATCCCCAGAAGATTTATGCATGCTACCAGGTTCAGGATGGCGCTTTCTTTCAGGCGATTCCTACCCGTGAACATTTTAAATGGTTTTATGGTATGCTAATGAAGCGGGAAAATTTTAATATACACACAGATAAAGAACTGCTTGCCAAGAAAAAAGGCTGGAGCCGCTCAATGATTGATTTTATTTCCCAGGTGTTTTTTGAACTAGGGTTTGTTAAAATGGAAGACGGGAAAATCAGCCTGCGCTCAAATCCTGAGCAAAAAGATTTGAGTGAGTCGAATCTTTACCAACAAAGGATACAACAATTACACATAGAGCAGACTCTCTATTACTCGACGTATAAAGAATTAAAAGACTGGTTGAACCTACAGAGAAAGACCGTCAGAGAGGAAGTATTAAATGGATTATAA